The DNA region ACTAAAGCTACTTGTTGCATTGAATAACTTTGAAAGATATTCTACTATTCTTACAAATCTAAAGGATGACTTTGAAAAGTTTGTACAAAAAAGTGTTGGAAATAATTTAAATGACTTGTATAAAGAAGCTCCTGAAAAAGCAGAATTTATTATTGCTCAATGGCAAAAAACAGAGCAAAGTAAGGCACAAAAATGGATTATTAAACATGGAATGAGAAACAAAAAATAGCATTCATTTTATAGATTTTATGTGATTTTTACTCTGATATTTATTTTTAATGTAAATATATTAGAAAATTGAAAAATTTTATAAACTTGTATAAAAATTAATTAATAATAAAAAAGGCTGTCAAAATTAGTAAAATAAATTACTAATTTACAACAGCCTCTAATTATTATAAGTATGCAATCATAAGTCTTACAGTTTCAATTACACCATCAATATGAGTTCTTTCATAGTGATGAGAAGCATCAACACTTGGACCAATACATCCGCATTTGAAATCAAATCCTTGAAGTACAGCAGCACTGGCATCAGAGCCATATCTATTATATACGTCAACTGTATAATTGATCTCCATTTCTTCAGCAGCTTTCATAAGTCCTTTTCTCACTTCTATGTCATAAGGAGTTTTATTATCTTTAGCAGCGATACTTACTTTTCTTTCATCTCCAAGAGCATCTGCTCCAACTAAACCAATATCCAATGCTATAAATTCATCAAGATCATCTGGAATAACAGATACCCCATGACCAATCTCTTCATAATTAGAGAAATAAATATAAAGATCAGATTTTGGTTTTTGTTTATAATCATTAAGAAATTTTATATATCCTAAGATTTGACCTACACATAATTTATCATCAAGATATCTAGATTTAATATAACCATTTCCAGTGATTCTAGTACGAGTTTCATAAGAAACAAAATCTCCTACTCTGATTCCTAATTTTTCTGTATCTTCTGCTGTATGAACATCTTCATCTAGTCTAACTTCCATAGTTTCAGCAGTTCTAGGCATTTCTCTAGCTACATCTCCATAAATGTGTACTGAACATTTTGTAGGAAGAAGAGTTCCCTCATATTCTCTTCCATCTAGTGTATGGACAGTAAGGTTTTCTCCTTCTACTCCAGCCCAAGGACATCCTCCCACATTGATCAGTTCAAGTCTTCCATTAGGTTTTATCTTTTTTACTACTGCACCTAAAGTATCAAGATGAGCAGAGATCATTTTTTTGTAATTTCTGTCTTCTCCTTCGATGAAAGCAATAATAGCTCTTTTTTTTGTCATTTTAAAAGGAATATTAAGAGTATTAAGTTCTTCTCCTACTCTGTTCATAGCAGCATCTGTGAATCCAACAGGGCTTGGAATACCAAGAAGTTCTACTGTTGTATCTAAGATGTAATCTAAATCAATATTCATTTGAAATCACTCCTTAAACGTATTCTTAAAATTTTATTATTTCACTTCTACTATATCTAAATTATATAAATTATGC from Fusobacterium sp. includes:
- a CDS encoding M42 family metallopeptidase codes for the protein MNIDLDYILDTTVELLGIPSPVGFTDAAMNRVGEELNTLNIPFKMTKKRAIIAFIEGEDRNYKKMISAHLDTLGAVVKKIKPNGRLELINVGGCPWAGVEGENLTVHTLDGREYEGTLLPTKCSVHIYGDVAREMPRTAETMEVRLDEDVHTAEDTEKLGIRVGDFVSYETRTRITGNGYIKSRYLDDKLCVGQILGYIKFLNDYKQKPKSDLYIYFSNYEEIGHGVSVIPDDLDEFIALDIGLVGADALGDERKVSIAAKDNKTPYDIEVRKGLMKAAEEMEINYTVDVYNRYGSDASAAVLQGFDFKCGCIGPSVDASHHYERTHIDGVIETVRLMIAYL